The genomic window CCTTGAAGGGCACCGTCACCACCACGACGTCGCCGGATGCCGCGGCCTCCTCGACCGTCGCGGCGCGCGCCTCGGGGCCGAGCTCGTCGACCAGCGCGGCGAGCGTCTCGGGTCCGCGCGAGTTCGCGATCACGACGTCGTACCCGTTCGCGATCGCCGCCCGGGCGACCTGGCTGCCGATGTTGCCTGCTCCGATGATTCCGAGTGTCGTCATGTTGAGGGCCAACCGGATGGCGCGCCGAACCCTTCCCGCTCGGAGGCGATGCCCAGCCGCCGCGCAAGACGGATGCGTCGCCGAGCGCCGCGCGTCATGATGACGCTGTGGACGAGGCTCATGTGACGTCGGATGCCGACCGCCATCCCGAACGGGAGCAGGATGGGGTGACGGGCGACGTCTGCTGGCTCGCCTCGACCTGTACCGAGTGCGGCGCGCTGGTCGAGGGCGGAACCTGCTGGAACTGCGGCACACCCCGCGTGGAGTGACCGGCGACGAGGAGGAGCGAGATGACCGAGGCGACGACGAGGCTGACGCAACTGCTCGGCATCCGCCATCCGATCGTGCTCGGCCCGTTCGGCGGGCTGTCGTCGGTCGAGCTCACCGCGACCGTGAGCGAGCTGGGCGGCCTCGGCTCGTTCGGCCTCTTCGGCTACGACGCCCGGCACATCGTGCAGACGGGCGAGGCGATCCGCGCGGCGACGAGCGCGCCGTTCGCCCTCAACCTGTGGCTTCCGCTGCCGACGGATGGCGCGGCGCTCCCGCCGCGCGCGTTCGAGCAGGCCCTCGAGGCCGTGCGCCCGCTCTACGACGCCGTCGACACGCCCGTGCCCAGCGCGCCGCCCGAGCGCTACCTGCCCTCGTTCGGCGAGCAGTGGGAGGCGGTGCTCGAGGTGCGGCCCGCGGTCGCGAGCTTCGTCTACGGGGTGCCGCCCGAGCACGTCGTGGCCGATGCGCGCGCTCGCGGCATCCGGCTGGTGGGCACCGCGACCACGGTCGACGAGGCGGTCGCGCTCGAGGCCGGCGGCATCGACGCGATCGTCGCGACGGGCCTGGAGGCCGCCGGGCACCGGGTCGCGTTCCTCCGCCCGGCCGAGACCTCGCTCGTCGGCTCGATCTCGCTGATCCCGCAGGTGGTCGACGCGGTCTCGGTGCCGGTCATCGCCGCAGGCGGCATCGCCGATCGCCGCGGGGTGGCCGCGGCGATCGCGCTGGGCGCGGCGGGCGTGCAGGTCGGCACGGCGTTCCTGCGCACGCGCCAGTCGGCGGCGAGCGACGACCACCGCCGGGCGATCGAGGCGACCGCAGCCGAGGACACCGTGCTCACGCGCGCGATGAGCGGCCGCCTCGCGCGGGGCGCGGCGAACCGCGCGATCCGGGCGATCGAGGCCGACGGCGCGATCGCACCGTACCCCGTGCAGGGCTGGCTCACGGCGGGCTTCCGCGCCGCCGCGGCGAAGCTCGGCAAGGGCGAGCTGCAGTCGCTGTGGATGGGGCAGTCGGCGCGGCTCGCGGTGCGAGACGACGCGCGCGACGTGTTCGCCGAGCTGCTCGCGGGCGTGCAGGGCACGACCGGCGTGCCCGGCGAAACCGGGCCGCCGAGAGGCGTCGCGTGACGCACGTCGTCATCCGCCCGAAGGTGCTCTACGTCGGCACGCCCGTGTTCCTCGTGTCGACGGTGAATGCCGACGGCTCGTTCAACCTCGCGCCGGCCTCGTCGTACTGGGCGCTCGAGCAGATGCTCGTGCTCGGCCTCGAGACCGACGGCCAGAGCGCGCGGAACGTGCTCGAGCGGCCCGAGTTGACCGTGAGCTTCCCCCATCCCGAGCTCTGGCCCGCGGTCGAGCGGCTCGCCGACGTCACGGGCCGCGATCCCGTGCCCGAGGCGAAGGCCGGCCGCTACCGGTTCGAGGCCGACAAGCTCGCGGTGTCGGGGCTGGGCTTCGAGCCGTCCGAGCTCGTCGCTCCGCCGCGCGTCGCGGAGTGCCGCCTGCAGTTCGAGGCGCGCGTGCGCCGCGCGACCCCCGGGCTCGGCGCGTACCTCCTGGTCGAGGCCGAGGTCGTGCGGGTGCACGCCGACCCCGCGATCGTGGTGCCGGGCACCGAGCACGTCGACCCGCGTGCATGGCATCCGACGATCTACAGCTTCCGGCACTACTTCGACATCGGCGCCGAGGTGGGATGGCGGGCGACGAGCGAGACCACCGGCTGATGGCCGGGTGAGCGGATGCCGCGGCAGCACGCATCGGCGTGCGACCGCAGCGCGGCATCCGCTCGGGCCCTCCGGGCGCGCTCAGCGCACGACGTCGAACACGTGCTTCACGACGCCGTTGGAGTACGCCTCGTGCTCGACGAGCTTCAGGCTGCCCTGCTCGTGCCCGTTGAACAGGCGCTTGCCCTCGCCGAGCACGACGGGGAAGACGAGCAGGTGGTAGCGGTCGACGAGCCCGGCCTCGGCGAGGCCCTGCGCGAGCGTGGGGCTGCCGTGCACGAGGATCGTGCCTTCGCCGTCGGCCTGCTTGAGCTCGGCGACCTCGTCGAGCGACCGCAGCACACTCGTGTTGTTCCACTCTGGGTCGGTGAGGGTCGACGAGACGACGTACTTGGGCATCGCGTTGTACTCGGCGAACTCGTCCATCTTCGGCCAGATCGGGGCGAACTCGTCGTAGCTCACCCGGCCGATGAGCATCGCGCCGGCCTCGGTCTGCTCGCGGCCCTTGATCTCGTAGGCCTCCTCGACGAACGGGACCTCCTTGAAGGTCCAGCCGGCGCGCGGGTGGTCGCCGCCGCCGGGCGAGTCGACGATGCCGTCGAGGGTGATGAACTCGGTGACGATGAGGGTGCGCATGGGGGTCTCCTGTCGGGTCCGGTTCGGGGCGGACCATCCGCCCCTCATTCTGGCGTCGAACGAGCCTCCGCGCGATCGACATCGCATCGGACGAATCTCGCGAAGCTGTGAGTGCGCACATCTCATCGGCCTACGCTCCGGAGATGAGCACAGCCGACGTACCGTCGCACCAACCGACCTCGCCCCCCACCACCGATGGCCAGGGGGCCCAGCGCTTCGCGCCGTTCGCGGTCGATCGCATCCTGATCGACCAGCTCCCGTCATCGCTCGGCACCGTCGAGGCGCCCGAACGCTACACGGTCATGGCCGTCTTCACGCGCAGGCCGCTCCCTCAGGAGCTCGCGCTCCTCGGCGAGCCGGCCGTCGAGCGGCAGCTCGCGGAGGCGGGGTACCCGCGCGTCACCCTCACCACCGCGGATCGGCGGCTCATGATCGCGAACACGAACCTGCACGAGCTGAAGGTCGGCCTGGCCCGCACCATCGGCCTGATCCTCGACGACATCGGCAAGCGCGTCGCCGTCACCAGGTCGGCGCAGGCGCGGGATGCCGCGGAGCTCGCGACCCGGGCGGCCGAGCGAGCGAGCCACGTGCTCGACGAGGCGGCGCAGATCGACTTCTCGCCGCGGGTCTCCCACTACACCTGATCGGCGTCGCCGGCACGCGGCAGCGCCCGAGCGCCCCGCACGAAGCAGCGCCCGATCCGTCCTCAGCTCCGGTGCGGCGGGACGCCGTGCTCGGCGAGTGGTTCGTGCGACTGCTCGGCGCCGGCTTCCTCGGGCCCTTCGGCGGCGACCGGCTCCCGCCGCTTCCGCGTGACGAGGTAGGACCCGAGCAGGACGAGCCCGAATCCGAGGATCGTCCAGACGGTGACGCGCTCGCCAAGCACGAGCACGCCCGCGACGATCGCGACCGCCGGGTTGACGTAGGTGATCGCGGTCGCCTTCACCGGGCCGATCTCGCCGATCAGCGCGACCATGAGCAGGAACGCGAGCGCGCTGCACACCACGGCGAGCACGACGATGGAGACCACGACGGCCGTCGAGGGCCACGCCGAGGGCCACGCTCCGGTCGCGAGCACGAACGGCACGTACACGACCGCGGCGGCCGCGAGCGAGACCGCGACCACGCCCACGCCGGGCAGGTCGGGCATCCACCGCGAGAGGATGGCTGGGCCGAGCGCGTAGCCGACCACGACGACGGCCATCTGGGCCACGGCGACCAGGTCGGACC from Agromyces aurantiacus includes these protein-coding regions:
- a CDS encoding dihydrofolate reductase family protein encodes the protein MRTLIVTEFITLDGIVDSPGGGDHPRAGWTFKEVPFVEEAYEIKGREQTEAGAMLIGRVSYDEFAPIWPKMDEFAEYNAMPKYVVSSTLTDPEWNNTSVLRSLDEVAELKQADGEGTILVHGSPTLAQGLAEAGLVDRYHLLVFPVVLGEGKRLFNGHEQGSLKLVEHEAYSNGVVKHVFDVVR
- a CDS encoding DMT family transporter; the protein is MTRRGLILFAALGVAWGIPYLFIKVAVSELDPAMVVLGRSALAALLLMPLAFYRREVWQVVRRWKPMAAYTLVEIILPWYFLSSAEQRLPSSTAGLLLATVPLAGVAIAFLMGRPERLSRLNWLGIALGMLGVAALVGLDVAGSDLVAVAQMAVVVVGYALGPAILSRWMPDLPGVGVVAVSLAAAAVVYVPFVLATGAWPSAWPSTAVVVSIVVLAVVCSALAFLLMVALIGEIGPVKATAITYVNPAVAIVAGVLVLGERVTVWTILGFGLVLLGSYLVTRKRREPVAAEGPEEAGAEQSHEPLAEHGVPPHRS
- a CDS encoding flavin reductase family protein; the encoded protein is MTHVVIRPKVLYVGTPVFLVSTVNADGSFNLAPASSYWALEQMLVLGLETDGQSARNVLERPELTVSFPHPELWPAVERLADVTGRDPVPEAKAGRYRFEADKLAVSGLGFEPSELVAPPRVAECRLQFEARVRRATPGLGAYLLVEAEVVRVHADPAIVVPGTEHVDPRAWHPTIYSFRHYFDIGAEVGWRATSETTG
- a CDS encoding NAD(P)H-dependent flavin oxidoreductase, which gives rise to MTEATTRLTQLLGIRHPIVLGPFGGLSSVELTATVSELGGLGSFGLFGYDARHIVQTGEAIRAATSAPFALNLWLPLPTDGAALPPRAFEQALEAVRPLYDAVDTPVPSAPPERYLPSFGEQWEAVLEVRPAVASFVYGVPPEHVVADARARGIRLVGTATTVDEAVALEAGGIDAIVATGLEAAGHRVAFLRPAETSLVGSISLIPQVVDAVSVPVIAAGGIADRRGVAAAIALGAAGVQVGTAFLRTRQSAASDDHRRAIEATAAEDTVLTRAMSGRLARGAANRAIRAIEADGAIAPYPVQGWLTAGFRAAAAKLGKGELQSLWMGQSARLAVRDDARDVFAELLAGVQGTTGVPGETGPPRGVA